A genomic window from Glycine max cultivar Williams 82 chromosome 17, Glycine_max_v4.0, whole genome shotgun sequence includes:
- the LOC100816380 gene encoding uncharacterized protein, with translation MGKLLHFSAMGSTIFILLGLVVTVYGFVDYGSSSLSRLKVLEVERKLKQLRGHSLKTIQSEDGDIIDCIDINKQPAFDHPALKGHKIQMAPTYNSAKKDMTIGTKTTRTRKNAKSGKMMKQRDEGSSVTVTSQVWQKSGRCPEGTIPVRRIQERDMIKAHSIEDYGRKKPSFSHQHVGQLNNNLDSFVQLKNHSKAIALAVGFRYLGAKGDIKVDNPSVEKDDEYSTSQVSLLTGPYNDFECVEAGWAVNPSVYGDRQTRLFVYWTADASKKTGCFDLTCPGFVQISNEIALGAAIYPISIPGGLQYIITIYIYKDPYTNNWWVQYGENTNIGYWPPELFETIRYNAESVEWGGEVYSSTIGHTPHTATQMGNGQFASVFGESSTITRMRIHDNSAALKIPEYVAEFTDEFNCYDVWYLSDYVEDPELYYGGPGQNPKCP, from the exons atgggAAAGTTGTTGCACTTTTCTGCCATGGGATCCACAATCTTCATTCTCTTGGGGCTGGTAGTTACAGTTTACGGTTTTGTGGACTATGGTAGTAGCTCTTTGTCAAGACTCAAGGTTTTGGAAGTTGAGAGAAAATTAAAGCAGCTTAGAGGACATTCCTTAAAAACTATCCAG AGTGAAGATGGGGATATCATTGATTGCATTGACATTAATAAGCAACCAGCTTTTGATCATCCTGCATTGAAAGGTCACAAAATCCAG ATGGCTCCCACTTATAATTCAGCTAAGAAGGACATGACAATAGGGACCAAAACTACTAGAACTAGAAAAAATGCAAAGAGTGGCAAAATGATGAAGCAAAGGGATGAAGGGTCATCTGTGACTGTGACTTCCCAAGTGTGGCAGAAAAGTGGAAGATGTCCAGAGGGAACAATACCTGTTCGAAGAATACAAGAAAGAGACATGATAAAGGCTCATTCAATTGAAGATTATGGAAGGAAGAAGCCAAGCTTCTCTCATCAACATGTTGGTCAACTGAATAATAATCTCGACTCCTTTGTACAACTGAAAAACCACTCT AAAGCAATAGCATTGGCAGTTGGGTTCCGTTACTTGGGAGCCAAAGGAGACATCAAAGTGGACAACCCTTCTGTTGAAAAGGATGATGAATACAGCACTTCCCAAGTATCTCTCTTAACAGGGCCATACAATGACTTTGAGTGTGTTGAAGCTGGTTGGGCG GTCAATCCCAGTGTGTATGGAGATAGGCAAACTCGGTTATTTGTTTACTGGACG GCTGATGCTTCAAAGAAAACGGGTTGCTTTGATCTGACTTGTCCTGGATTTGTTCAGATTAGCAATGAAATTGCTTTAGGTGCTGCAATTTATCCGATATCAATTCCTGGTGGGCTTCAATACATAATAACTATTTACATCTATAAG GATCCCTATACCAATAATTGGTGGGTGCAATATGGTGAGAATACCAACATAGGTTATTGGCCACCTGAGTTATTTGAAACAATACGTTACAATGCAGAATCTGTGGAGTGGGGTGGTGAAGTTTACAGTTCCACTATTGGGCATACTCCTCACACTGCAACACAAATGGGTAATGGACAATTTGCTTCAGTTTTTGGTGAGTCGTCTACAATAACAAGAATGAGAATTCATGACAACTCTGCAGCCTTGAAGATCCCAGAATATGTTGCTGAATTCACGGATGAATTTAACTGCTATGATGTTTGGTATTTGTCAGATTATGTTGAAGATCCTGAGTTATATTACGGAGGGCCTGGTCAAAATCCAAAATGCCCTTAA
- the LOC100788038 gene encoding protein EARLY FLOWERING 3, translating into MKRGNEEEKLGGPMFPRLHVNDAEKGGPRAPPRNKMALYEQFSIPSQKFNPRLLPRKPNSSSNIVPPPTQGNGHERSYVYPVRFSSQTPTHRAESYISRQSDDGSRSNTSLVQLERRKKVDDDIHVYTCSGIDQSNDKTMESVDGKKFTPFGARNFCYSVAVQNDGDKDPTQFSSCSLPVDLRKDVRNGNEANPHVSSSRRKPKMSVKNNSSGEIIDSLMMQAKVIPNLEDQDYSVPNISRLHQDDTCLQKECVAGSQSNDVEHGDDLLNSTRDIDNGNALVPRGCFHSAANQTRPLEATNDAEYHDTGTGGPIQKGNFDERDNISKISTVTNLSSLIVSPDDVVGILGQKHFWKARRKIANQQSVFAVQVFELHRLIKVQQLIAASPDVLLEDVAFMGKFPLTESPPKNISLEVVVEPQQQNPKRKNDSEKLNHKTECSAENAVAKRTSFSSPKNGSHLANHTPFSGTPHQANVASDNKTSPWCFNQTPGHQWLIPVMSPSEGLVYKPYPGPGFKGTMHGGCGGPFGQAPLSATFMNPAYQFPASHPVVGVSPFVPPASHTYFAPFGMPVMNQATSGSAVEQVNQFAAQGSHGQNGHSSVEGADFNTHHNQSSSNLPVQKNGARLHVKKSQALKERGLQGSTRSSPSEMAQGIRAGKIADGSDAQSLSLHAVETRQQTQAIKVVPHNRKSATESAARIFQSIQEERKQHDLV; encoded by the exons ATGAAGAGAGGGAACGAGGAAGAGAAGTTGGGGGGGCCCATGTTCCCAAGGCTGCATGTGAATGATGCAGAGAAAGGAGGGCCAAGAGCACCACCAAGGAACAAGATGGCTCTTTATGAACAGTTCAGTATTCCATCTCAGAAGTTCAATCCACGCCTTCTTCCACGAAAACCAAATTCTTCTTCTAACATAGTTCCTCCCCCAACCCAG GGAAATGGCCATGAGAGAAGTTATGTCTACCCAGTTCGTTTCTCTTCACAAACACCCACTCATCGAGCTGAAAGTTATATTTCTCGCCAATCTGATGATGGATCAAGGTCGAACACTTCATTGGTGCAACTTGAACGGAGAAAAAAAGTAGATGATGACATTCACGTGTACACTTGCTCGGGGATTGATCAATCTAATGATAAAACGATGGAAAGTGTAGATGGGAAAAAATTCACTCCTTTCGGTGCTAGGAATTTTTGTTATTCAGTTGCTGTGCAAAATGATGGTGACAAGGATCCAACACAATTTAGCTCCTGCTCCCTTCCTGTTGATCTGAGAAAAGATGTGAGGAATGGGAATGAGGCTAATCCACATGTAAGCTCAAGTAGACGGAAACCAAAAATGTCGGTCAAAAACAATTCAAGTGGAGAAATTATCGACAGTCTAATGATGCAAGCCAAGGTGATTCCAAATCTAGAGGATCAAGATTATTCTGTGCCAAATATAAGCAGGTTACATCAGGATGATACTTGCCTACAGAAGGAGTGTGTGGCTGGGTCCCAATCCAATGACGTTGAGCATGGTGATGATCTCCTGAACTCTACAAGGGATATTGATAATGGAAATGCCCTTGTACCAAGAGGCTGTTTTCATTCTGCAGCAAACCAAACACGTCCACTTGAGGCTACCAATGACGCTGAATATCACGATACTGGGACTGGAGGCCCAATACAGAAGGGAAATTTTGATGAAAGGGACAACATTTCCAAGATCTCCACTGTAACAAATTTATCAAGTCTGATTGTTTCTCCTGATGATGTTGTAGGGATATTAGGTCAAAAACATTTCTGGAAAGCAAGAAGAAAAATTGCCAA TCAACAGAGTGTGTTTGCAGTCCAAGTGTTTGAACTGCACAGACTGATTAAG GTCCAACAGCTAATTGCTGCATCACCGGATGTTTTGCTTGAAGATGTTGCTTTCATGGGAAAATTTCCTCTGACGGAATCTCCTCCTAAAAATATCTCATTGGAAGTGGTTGTTGAGCCTCAGCAACAAAATCCTAAGCGGAAAAACGATTCTGAAAAGCTAAACCATAAAACAGAATGTTCAGCTGAGAATGCAGTTGCAAAAAGAACATCTTTTTCGTCCCCGAAAAATGGTAGCCACCTTGCAAATCACACCCCCTTTTCAGGAACTCCACACCAGGCAAATGTAGCTTCTGATAATAAAACAAGTCCCTGGTGTTTCAATCAGACACCTGGACATCAGTGGTTAATTCCTGTCATGTCTCCTTCCGAAGGGCTTGTCTACAAGCCATATCCTGGGCCCGGATTTAAGGGAACAATGCATGGAGGATGCGGCGGGCCATTCGGACAAGCACCTCTCAGTGCTACTTTCATGAATCCCGCCTATCAATTCCCAGCTTCTCATCCAGTAGTTGGGGTTTCACCGTTTGTCCCTCCGGCCAGTCACACCTACTTCGCTCCCTTTGGCATGCCGGTAATGAATCAAGCAACATCAGGATCAGCCGTTGAACAGGTGAACCAGTTTGCTGCACAAGGTTCTCATGGTCAAAATGGTCATTCATCTGTAGAGGGAGCCGATTTTAACACTCATCATAACCAAAGCTCATCTAACTTGCCAGTTCAGAAGAATGGAGCTAGGTTACATGTTAAAAAATCTCAGGCCCTGAAGGAGAGAGGGTTACAAGGGAGCACAAGAAGCAGTCCTAGTGAAATGGCACAGGGAATCAGAGCAGGGAAAATTGCTGACGGAAGTGATGCACAGTCTCTTTCTCTTCACGCTGTTGAAACCAGACAGCAAACACAAGCCATCAAAGTTGTACCCCATAACCGGAAATCCGCGACGGAATCAGCAGCTAGAATTTTTCAATCCATTCAAGAAGAGAGAAAACAGCATGATTTGGTCTAG
- the LOC100785919 gene encoding glycosyltransferase BC10: protein MQSRVLTLEEGKERINQSNKPLRPVRLLVLFFALCVLFSVISIYTVKHFGIESVVTTMSSSFQPCYYEEPGGLDKWIRPPSSLIHNMSDEELLWRASFVPRIKGYPYPRVPKIAFMFLTKGPLPLAPLWERFLKGHEKFYSIYIHSLPSYQPQFPPSSVFYSRQIPSQVSEWGRMSMCDAERRLLANALLDISNEWFILLSESCIPLYNFSFVYHYIMKSKHSFVGAFDDPGPYGRGRYNEHMAPLVNVTKWRKGSQWFEVNRKLAITIVEDTTFHPIFEQYCRPACYVDEHYFPTMLTIQAANVLANRSITWVDWSRGGAHPATFGRNDITEEFFNRVRRGHTCLYNNRNSSVCALFARKFAPSALEPLLHMVDSKVLDF from the exons ATGCAATCAAGGGTTTTGACCCTTGAAGAGGGAAAGGAGAGAATCAACCAATCTAATAAGCCTTTGAGACCAGTGCGGTTACTTGTGTTGTTTTTTGCTCTATGTGTTCTGTTCTCAGTGATCAGCATATACACTGTTAAGCATTTTGGAATTGAGAGTGTGGTGACCACAATGAGTTCTAGTTTTCAGCCATGTTATTATGAGGAACCTGGTGGTTTGGATAAGTGGATTAGGCCACCTTCAAGCCTGATCCACAATATGAGTGACGAAGAGCTTCTTTGGAGGGCTTCCTTTGTTCCAAGGATCAAGGGTTACCCTTATCCTAGAGTTCCCAAGATTGCATTCATGTTCTTGACCAAGGGACCATTGCCTCTGGCACCCCTTTGGGAGAGGTTTCTCAAGGGGCATGAGAAGTTTTATTCCATATATATTCATTCACTGCCCTCATATCAACCTCAGTTTCCTCCTTCATCTGTCTTTTACAGCAGGCAAATCCCTAGCCAG GTTTCTGAGTGGGGAAGGATGAGCATGTGCGATGCTGAAAGAAGACTCCTTGCTAATGCATTGCTTGATATCTCCAACGAGTGGTTTATTCTGCTGTCTGAATCATGCATCCCCCTCTACAATTTCAGCTTTGTCTACCACTACATAATGAAATCCAAGCACAGCTTCGTGGGTGCATTTGATGATCCCGGTCCATACGGAAGAGGGCGCTACAACGAGCACATGGCCCCTCTGGTGAATGTCACCAAGTGGCGCAAGGGCTCTCAATGGTTCGAAGTAAACCGGAAGCTCGCCATCACCATAGTTGAAGACACTACATTTCATCCAATATTTGAACAATATTGTAGGCCGGCTTGTTACGTTGATGAGCACTATTTCCCCACCATGCTCACCATTCAAGCAGCCAATGTGTTGGCGAACAGGAGCATAACTTGGGTGGACTGGTCTAGGGGTGGAGCTCACCCTGCTACATTTGGAAGAAATGATATCACTGAGGAGTTTTTCAATCGAGTTCGCAGAGGTCACACTTGCCTATACAACAATAGAAACTCTTCAGTTTGTGCTCTTTTTGCCAGAAAATTTGCTCCTAGTGCTTTGGAACCTTTGTTACATATGGTGGATTCAAAGGTTTTGGACTtttga
- the LOC100527737 gene encoding uncharacterized protein LOC100527737, whose product MVNFMLMITAELENLTNLQPQDGCDDPNFSYLFKLKCGRCGELSQKETCVVLNDTVPLPVGKSTTHLIQKCKFCGRDGTVTMIEGKGKPLTQEISESGKYAPLMLFDCRGYEPVDFVFGDGWKVESLEGTKFENVDLSSGEYAEYDEKGECPVMISNLRATFEVTK is encoded by the exons atggtgaacTTCATGTTGATGATTACTGCAGAGCTTGAGAACCTCACGAATCTGCAACCCCAAGATGGCTGCGACGACCCCAACTTCTCCTACCTCTTCAAg TTGAAATGCGGGAGATGCGGAGAACTGAGCCAGAAAGAAACCTGCGTCGTCTTAAACGACACCGTTCCTCTCCCCGTTGGCAAGAGCACCACTCATCTCATTCAAAAG TGCAAATTTTGTGGCAGGGATGGCACTGTGACCATGATTGAAGGCAAAGGTAAACCACTCACCCAGGAAATCAGTGAATCAGGGAAGTACGCCCCATTGATGTTATTTGACTGTAGGGGCTATGAGCCAGTAGATTTTGTATTCGGTGATGGATGGAAAGTTGAATCA CTGGAGGGAACTAAGTTTGAGAATGTTGACTTGTCAAGTGGAGAATATGCCGAGTATGATGAGAAGGGAGAGTGCCCAGTAATGATATCCAATCTTCGAGCTACTTTTGAAGTGACAAAGTAG
- the LOC100787512 gene encoding Pyruvate dehydrogenase E1 component subunit beta-3, chloroplastic-like → MAATLFQGLGVVTPSFSSSHSNKFMLSSLSERKDGIFVVRSDADARILKTGARKHELLVTNAVATKGASSAASTSKSGSGHELLLFEALREGLEEEMERDPCVCVMGEDVGHYGGSYKVTKGLAPKFGDLRVLDTPIAENAFMGMGIGAAMTGLRPVVEGMNMGFLLLAFNQISNNCGMLHYTSGGQFKIPIVIRGPGGVGRQLGAEHSQRLESYFQSIPGIQMVACSTPYNAKGLMKAAIRSENPVILFEHVLLYNLKERIPDEEYVLSLEEAEMVRPGEHVTILTYSRMRYHVMQAAKTLVNKGYDPEVIDIRSLKPFDLHTIGNSVKKTHRVLIVEECMRTGGIGASLTAAITENFHDHLDAPIVCLSSQDVPTPYAGTLEEWTVVQPAQIVTAVEQLCQ, encoded by the exons ATGGCTGCGACCCTTTTCCAGGGATTGGGAGTTGTGACCCCATCATTCTCTTCTTCCCACTCCAACAAGTTCATGCTTTCTTCCCTCTCAG AGAGGAAAGATGGCATATTTGTGGTCAGATCTGATGCTGATGCAAGGATTCTGAAGACTGGAGCTCGTAAGCATGAATTGTTGGTTACTAATGCAGTTGCA ACAAAGGGAGCCAGTTCTGCGGCCTCTACATCAAAATCTGGATCTGG gcatGAACTTCTCCTTTTTGAGGCCCTACGCGAAGGTTTGGAGGAAGAAATGGAGAGGGATCCTTGTGTATGTGTCATGGGTGAAGATGTAGGTCATTATGGAGGATCTTATAAGGTGACTAAAGGCCTTGCCCCAAAGTTTGGGGACCTTAGAGTTTTGGACACCCCTATTGCTGAGAACGCCTTTATGGGGATGGGCATTGGAGCTGCCATGACTGGTCTGAGGCCAGTTGTTGAGGGCATGAACATGGGATTTCTACTTCTGGCATTTAACCAGATCTCTAACAATTGTGGCATGCTGCATTACACATCAGGAGGGCAGTTCAAAATACCAATTGTCATTCGTGGACCTGGTGGAGTTGGGCGGCAACTTGGAGCAGAGCACTCGCAGCGATTGGAGTCTTATTTTCAGTCAATCCCCGGAATCCAGATGGTGGCTTGCTCAACCCCTTACAACGCCAAGGGCTTGATGAAAGCTGCAATCCGAAGTGAGAACCCCGTGATTCTCTTTGAGCATGTTTTGCTTTATAACCTCAAGGAGAGAATTCCAGATGAAGAGTATGTATTGTCACTTGAAGAAGCCGAGATGGTTAGGCCTGGGGAACATGTCACGATATTAACCTATTCCAGGATGAGGTATCATGTCATGCAAGCTGCCAAGACACTGGTGAACAAGGGGTACGACCCCGAAGTAATCGATATCAGGTCTTTGAAACCGTTTGATCTTCACACAATCGGGAATTCGGTGAAGAAGACACACCGTGTGCTAATTGTGGAAGAGTGCATGCGGACGGGTGGAATTGGTGCTAGTTTGACGGCTGCCATTACCGAAAATTTCCATGACCATTTGGATGCTCCTATAGTATGCTTATCCTCTCAGGATGTGCCGACTCCTTATGCTGGAACATTGGAGGAATGGACAGTAGTTCAACCTGCTCAGATTGTGACTGCAGTTGAGCAACTCTGCCAGTAA
- the LOC100786433 gene encoding phenylalanine--tRNA ligase alpha subunit, cytoplasmic → MAEEAVLGYLEKNSEIRDSGEFAAELGIDHNEIVNVIKSLHGFGYVDAQDIKRETWVLTDEGKTYSSVGSPEVQLFFAIPPEEGISKQDLQKKVEPSVFKIACAQAAKTKWVEMGNKVSNFVQHVDDKVKDLLLQIQQGLDIASDEIKALKARKLIVPQTWKGYSLKRGPNYAPKRKKVVTDLTRDNFQSGEWKELEFKEYNYSAKGQPLEGGNLHPLLKVRAQLKQIFLCMGFEEMPTNNFVESSFWNFDALFQPQQHPARDSHDTFFLEARSTTKILPEDYVLRVTQVHESGGYGSRGYAYDWKREEANKNLLRTHTTSVSSRMLYQLAQKPFAPKKYFSIDRVFRNEAVDRTHLAEFHQIEGLVCDRGLTLCDLIGVLHDFFSRLGMTKLKFKPAYNPYTEPSMEIFSYHEGFKKWVEVGNSGMFRPEMLQPMGLPEDVQVIAWGLSLERPTMILYGIDSIRDLFGHKVDLGLIKKNPMCRLGID, encoded by the exons ATGGCGGAAGAAGCAGTTCTGGGATACCTTGAGAAAAACTCGGAGATTCGAGACTCGGGCGAGTTCGCAGCTGAACTCGGCATTGACCACAACGAGATCGTGAACGTGATTAAGAGCTTGCACGGTTTCGGATACGTTGACGCGCAAGACATCAAGAGGGAAACATGGGTACTCACTGATGAGGGCAAAACCTATTCCAGCGTAGGATCCCCTGAAGTGCAACTCTTCTTCGCCATACCCCCAGAGGAGGGTATCTCCAAACAAGACCTTCag AAAAAGGTTGAACCTTCTGTCTTCAAGATAGCTTGTGCTCAGGCTGCGAAGACAAAATGGGTGGAGATGGGAAACA AAGTTTCTAATTTT GTCCAACATGTTGATGATAAGGTCAAAGATCTTCTTCTTCAAATACAACAGGGGCTG GACATTGCTTCAGATGAGATCAAAGCACTTAAAGCAAGAAAACTCATTGTTCCACA GACGTGGAAGGGTTACTCATTGAAAAGAGGTCCTAATTATGCACCTaaaagaaagaaggttgtcACTGACTTGACACGAGATAACTTCCAGAG TGGTGAGTGGAAAGAATTAGAGTTCAAAGAGTACAACTACAGTGCTAAAGGTcagcctcttgaaggtggcaatCTTCATCCGTTGCTGAAG GTACGTGCCCAGCTGAAACAAATTTTCCTCTGCATGGG GTTTGAAGAGATGCCGACAAATAATTTTGTTGAGAGCAG CTTCTGGAACTTCGATGCCTTGTTCCAGCCCCAACAACACCCAGCTCGTGATTCACATGATACATTTTTTCTGGAAG CTCGTTCAACAACTAAGATATTGCCAGAAGATTATGTTCTGAGAGTTACGCAAGTTCATGAATCTGGTGGTTATGGGTCTAGAGG ATATGCATATGACTGGAAGAGAGAGGAAGCAAATAAAAACCTCCTGCGAACCCATACAACTTCTGTTTCCTCCAGGATGCTTTACCAACTGGCACAG AAACCATTTGccccaaaaaaatatttctctatAGATCGGGTATTCAGAAATGAAGCAGTTGATCGGACACATCTTGCTGAGTTCCACCAGATAGAAG GTCTTGTATGCGATCGTGGACTCACTCTCTGTGATTTAATAGGTGTTCTACACGATTTCTTCTCACGCTTAG GCATGACCAAGCTGAAGTTCAAACCAGCTTACAATCCATACACTGAACCTAGCATGGAGATTTTTAG TTACCatgaaggttttaaaaaatgggtAGAGGTAGGAAACTCTGGCATGTTCAGACCTGAAATGTTGCAGCCAATGGGACTTCCTGAAGATGTCCAAGTTATTGCGTGGGGCCTTTCCCTTGAGag GCCAACGATGATACTGTATGGGATAGATAGCATCAGAGATCTCTTTGGACACAAG GTAGATCTTGGgcttataaagaaaaatccAATGTGTCGTCTTGGAATTGACTAA